A window of the Pelagicoccus enzymogenes genome harbors these coding sequences:
- a CDS encoding class I SAM-dependent rRNA methyltransferase has translation MKNENVWKRKGGDGAKASTAGRRAPWVEIKTFTFHPTIYKSMLGKVSADAQAGDIVTVYDRKGEIFGSGLYNGKARVPLRMYRHGEEAFGEADFLQLIDRAIAARRETMGLDAVTDAYRVIHSDGDGLSGLVVDKLGVVLSLQVHSYGVYQRLAEWIPYLKEKLDATEAIVEVDPKIADLEGIRIDQSLSDDIRFAKFEEHGIRYEADFRDGHKTGFFCDQRDNRKRFGEFAKGKDVLDVCCYTGGFALNAAVSGEASEVTAVDLDEKAIAQAKRNANLNGQARVSWTHCDAFSFMRQMQRNGRQWDLVNLDPPKLIFSKDQQAEGMKKYEDLNQLACTLVKPGGVMATYSCSGQLSAEEFENMAIRSAHRAGRRLQILDRTGAGSDHPVMSNCPESRYLKAIWSIVW, from the coding sequence ATGAAAAACGAAAACGTTTGGAAGCGAAAGGGAGGAGACGGGGCGAAGGCTTCGACTGCTGGGCGGCGCGCGCCTTGGGTCGAGATCAAGACCTTCACCTTCCACCCGACCATCTACAAGTCGATGTTGGGAAAGGTGTCTGCCGACGCCCAGGCAGGAGACATCGTCACCGTTTATGACCGCAAGGGAGAGATATTCGGCTCAGGTTTGTACAATGGTAAGGCTCGGGTGCCCTTGCGGATGTATCGCCATGGGGAAGAGGCCTTTGGCGAAGCTGACTTTTTGCAGTTGATCGATCGTGCGATTGCGGCGCGACGTGAAACGATGGGCCTGGATGCGGTGACGGACGCTTACCGCGTTATACATTCTGACGGCGATGGCTTGAGCGGGTTGGTGGTAGACAAGTTGGGCGTTGTATTGAGCCTGCAAGTACATTCCTACGGCGTCTATCAGAGATTGGCTGAGTGGATCCCATACTTGAAGGAGAAGCTTGATGCCACGGAGGCGATCGTGGAGGTCGATCCCAAGATCGCTGATTTGGAGGGAATCCGTATCGACCAGAGTCTATCGGACGATATCCGATTCGCCAAGTTCGAGGAGCACGGGATCCGTTACGAGGCGGATTTTCGGGACGGGCACAAGACTGGTTTTTTCTGCGACCAACGTGACAACCGAAAACGATTTGGCGAATTCGCCAAAGGGAAAGACGTTCTCGACGTTTGTTGCTACACGGGAGGTTTTGCGCTGAATGCAGCCGTTTCTGGAGAAGCTTCGGAAGTGACTGCGGTCGACCTCGACGAGAAGGCGATCGCTCAAGCCAAACGCAATGCCAACCTCAACGGGCAAGCCCGCGTAAGCTGGACGCACTGTGACGCATTTTCCTTCATGCGGCAGATGCAGCGCAACGGACGGCAGTGGGACTTGGTGAACCTTGACCCGCCGAAGCTTATCTTCAGCAAGGACCAGCAAGCGGAGGGGATGAAGAAGTACGAGGATTTGAACCAGCTTGCCTGTACGCTGGTGAAACCTGGCGGAGTGATGGCGACGTACTCTTGCTCCGGGCAACTGTCGGCGGAGGAATTCGAGAATATGGCGATTCGCTCGGCCCACCGGGCGGGCCGGCGTCTGCAGATCTTGGACCGAACTGGGGCAGGCAGCGACCATCCGGTGATGTCGAATTGCCCTGAAAGCCGCTACTTAAAGGCGATTTGGTCGATCGTCTGGTAG
- a CDS encoding chloride channel protein, protein MSRSDRSFYRVSRRWIADLMERLALSQRSRFNVLAILIGVLSGLSAVAFHQSIHWAEENWIYRVSQIPGWMGVAALILLPALGGLVVGFLIKHWAPEAAGSGIPQVKAAYFLKFGRIRFRAAVGKFLLGTASIGTGASLGREGPTVHLSAAIASWVGRWFGLAPRQIMALIPLGCAGGIAAAFNTPLAAIVFAIEEIMGDMKHKAFAGIVMVAVIAAVIERSLLGTDAMFQVPLHPDHLSGMSLVMSLVLGVLAGFVSHAFVECLLRARERVKLVRGRYSWMMPGLGGLLTGCVGALVYSNLGHMGVFGIGYLDLSSALAGSLGLGVLLALFLGKFAATIFSYSSGGSGGIFAPTLFIGAMLGGAIGVISETFTTETGLLPHVLALVGMGALFAGVIRAPVTSILIIFELTRDYNLILPIMLANLTSYAIATKLRHVPIYEALLIQDGINLRKFPILRPSQGWQNMPVGSIMTNTVHTLRADMSLADAWKKIKGEGFKVYPVVDDEMHYVGLVHRKGVKIVSAQSPKKQVRDIFISDTFPKVYPDTRIREAAKQFVNTEWIALPVVSRLDEGRVVGVVTLHDITRQQFLQETKGD, encoded by the coding sequence ATGTCACGTAGCGATAGATCTTTTTATCGTGTATCCCGTCGCTGGATCGCGGATTTGATGGAACGGCTAGCCTTGAGCCAAAGGAGCCGTTTCAACGTTTTGGCGATATTGATCGGGGTTCTCAGCGGCTTGAGCGCTGTGGCCTTTCACCAGTCGATTCACTGGGCGGAGGAGAATTGGATCTATCGGGTGAGCCAGATTCCGGGCTGGATGGGGGTGGCGGCCTTAATTTTGCTGCCGGCTCTGGGCGGCTTGGTGGTGGGTTTCCTGATCAAGCATTGGGCGCCGGAGGCGGCAGGGAGCGGAATTCCGCAAGTTAAGGCTGCCTATTTCCTGAAGTTTGGCCGCATTCGCTTTCGGGCTGCCGTGGGCAAGTTTTTGCTGGGGACCGCTTCGATCGGCACGGGCGCGAGCCTAGGACGCGAAGGGCCGACCGTTCACCTCTCGGCGGCGATCGCCTCGTGGGTGGGGCGCTGGTTCGGCTTGGCTCCTCGCCAGATCATGGCTTTGATTCCGCTGGGTTGCGCGGGAGGGATCGCGGCGGCTTTCAACACGCCGCTGGCGGCGATCGTCTTTGCGATCGAGGAGATCATGGGCGACATGAAGCACAAGGCCTTCGCGGGAATCGTCATGGTCGCGGTGATCGCGGCGGTGATAGAGCGTTCCTTGCTGGGGACGGACGCCATGTTTCAAGTCCCTCTGCATCCCGACCACCTTTCTGGCATGAGCTTGGTGATGAGTCTGGTGCTAGGGGTATTGGCCGGCTTCGTGTCGCATGCCTTCGTTGAGTGCTTGTTGCGGGCGCGGGAACGCGTGAAGCTGGTACGAGGACGCTACAGCTGGATGATGCCGGGCTTGGGAGGCTTGCTTACGGGCTGCGTGGGAGCTTTGGTGTATTCGAACCTTGGGCACATGGGGGTTTTCGGAATCGGATACCTCGATCTTTCCTCGGCCTTGGCTGGGAGTTTGGGACTAGGTGTCTTGCTGGCTTTGTTCCTGGGAAAATTTGCGGCGACAATCTTTTCCTACTCAAGCGGGGGATCTGGCGGGATTTTCGCGCCCACGCTTTTCATTGGCGCCATGCTAGGCGGAGCGATCGGGGTAATCTCCGAAACGTTTACGACGGAGACGGGACTGTTGCCGCACGTGCTCGCCTTGGTGGGAATGGGGGCGCTGTTCGCAGGAGTTATCCGGGCTCCCGTCACTTCGATCCTTATCATCTTCGAGCTGACGCGCGACTACAACCTGATCCTGCCGATTATGCTAGCGAACCTGACGTCTTACGCGATCGCTACCAAGCTGCGCCACGTCCCGATTTATGAAGCTCTCCTGATCCAGGATGGAATCAACTTGCGCAAATTTCCGATTTTGCGGCCGAGCCAAGGTTGGCAGAACATGCCGGTAGGTTCGATCATGACCAATACGGTCCATACTCTGCGAGCTGACATGTCCTTGGCCGATGCATGGAAGAAAATCAAGGGCGAGGGCTTCAAAGTGTATCCAGTTGTGGACGACGAGATGCACTACGTCGGATTGGTGCACCGCAAGGGGGTTAAGATCGTGAGCGCTCAATCGCCGAAAAAGCAGGTACGGGACATCTTTATTTCCGACACTTTCCCGAAGGTGTATCCAGACACGAGGATACGGGAGGCTGCGAAGCAGTTTGTGAATACGGAGTGGATCGCGCTGCCGGTTGTAAGTCGCTTGGACGAGGGACGTGTTGTGGGAGTCGTGACTTTGCATGACATCACTCGCCAGCAATTCCTACAGGAAACGAAGGGGGACTAA
- a CDS encoding lipid-binding SYLF domain-containing protein, with translation MKQIKRIALACLGFVLLAATVNAAPKREKLVDRIVAGEYVLEEIMADPATAIPADILQDAQGIIFTLNYRGGIMLGGHAGNGILIAKNPLNQEWGVPAFVKTGGANIGLQLGVKEFDAVYVIMDLDTMRKAYSGRFDFGADAAAVAGPLESSREARQSQDYKNAKILVYSNKKGLFAGVAVKAGWVSPDNRATQTFYNTDYNMPEIVMSDWFDLPVEANALLQRLNYYTGGGR, from the coding sequence ATGAAGCAAATAAAACGGATCGCACTTGCCTGCCTAGGCTTCGTCCTCCTCGCGGCCACCGTCAACGCCGCGCCCAAGCGCGAGAAGCTGGTAGATCGCATCGTCGCCGGCGAGTACGTGCTCGAGGAAATCATGGCGGATCCCGCTACCGCCATTCCCGCCGACATCCTGCAAGACGCCCAAGGAATCATCTTCACCCTCAACTACCGAGGCGGCATCATGCTCGGAGGCCACGCGGGCAACGGCATCCTCATCGCCAAGAATCCGCTCAATCAAGAGTGGGGCGTTCCCGCCTTCGTAAAAACGGGCGGAGCCAACATCGGCCTCCAGCTCGGCGTCAAGGAATTCGACGCGGTCTACGTGATCATGGATCTCGACACCATGCGAAAAGCCTACTCGGGCCGCTTCGATTTCGGCGCGGACGCCGCAGCCGTCGCTGGTCCGCTCGAAAGCTCGCGCGAAGCCCGCCAAAGCCAGGATTACAAGAACGCAAAGATACTCGTCTACTCCAACAAGAAGGGCCTCTTCGCAGGCGTAGCAGTGAAGGCCGGCTGGGTTTCCCCCGACAACCGCGCCACCCAAACGTTCTACAACACCGACTACAACATGCCGGAAATCGTGATGAGCGACTGGTTCGACCTTCCCGTCGAAGCCAACGCCCTGCTCCAGCGCCTCAACTACTACACCGGCGGCGGACGCTAA
- a CDS encoding VPDSG-CTERM sorting domain-containing protein, with translation MKTLHLVLLTVAALGAVSSVSAIRFDFYKLDKPNGAGDFLPVDGFSNSNDRVGNPTLTYVKDGLSVTASAMFGGNAAFAIQDSEAGWTDVKGAGLGVYKSINPIVLSDDNIDVGETLILTFDQVVTLSKIELRSDKHGILNWVDGGTFLLNGVSYGLPKGVGTVHPLGLLTGTVFTFAHSGGISDPTGGPSEDFYLASIDVAVPDSGSTLALLGLGLLGLAGVARRFLK, from the coding sequence ATGAAAACATTACATTTAGTTCTGCTCACAGTCGCCGCATTAGGCGCTGTTTCATCGGTTAGTGCTATTCGTTTCGATTTTTACAAACTCGATAAGCCGAATGGGGCAGGCGATTTCCTGCCGGTCGACGGTTTTTCCAACAGTAATGATAGGGTGGGGAATCCAACGTTGACCTACGTCAAAGACGGTTTGTCCGTTACTGCTTCGGCGATGTTTGGGGGCAATGCAGCGTTCGCTATCCAGGACAGCGAAGCTGGTTGGACAGACGTGAAAGGCGCGGGTCTGGGCGTGTATAAATCCATTAATCCAATTGTCCTCTCTGACGACAATATTGATGTGGGCGAGACGTTGATCCTCACTTTCGATCAAGTGGTAACCCTGTCCAAAATAGAACTCCGCTCAGACAAGCATGGCATTCTAAATTGGGTCGATGGGGGGACTTTCCTTCTGAATGGCGTTTCGTATGGCCTTCCCAAAGGGGTGGGCACTGTTCACCCGCTGGGGCTGCTGACGGGTACCGTTTTTACTTTCGCGCATTCGGGCGGGATCTCCGACCCTACCGGAGGCCCGAGCGAAGATTTCTACCTCGCAAGCATTGATGTCGCAGTTCCTGACTCTGGGTCTACTCTTGCTCTTCTTGGACTCGGTTTGCTTGGCCTTGCTGGCGTGGCGCGTCGATTCCTGAAGTAA
- a CDS encoding ABC transporter permease produces the protein MAVLGTLAAGILWTPFDPYEQAFFDLRISGSSASHWLGVDRLGQDYFSRIWRGAGNSILFALLGSVAALVASAILLAAERTGGRIVGKLVRAFVSFGIAMPAIFIGLLVVTFMERGPLALTIAIGAAGVPFAFRQLRVLWGELNGTAYVEASRAIGGSVWHRFRFTIWPNLWPQLLGLWKLVFAFALLELSALTFLGLAGDPNWAELGTLLRTGQGLLLHSPAFVIWPGVALCLVLGLVRFVRN, from the coding sequence TTGGCTGTCCTGGGAACGCTTGCGGCGGGCATCCTGTGGACTCCTTTCGATCCTTATGAACAGGCCTTCTTCGACTTGCGAATCAGCGGTTCGAGCGCGAGTCACTGGCTGGGAGTGGATCGCTTGGGGCAGGATTATTTCAGCCGCATTTGGCGAGGAGCCGGAAACTCCATCTTGTTCGCCTTGCTGGGAAGCGTGGCAGCTCTGGTGGCGTCGGCCATCCTATTGGCCGCGGAACGGACAGGCGGCCGGATCGTGGGAAAGCTGGTGCGAGCCTTCGTGTCGTTTGGTATCGCCATGCCCGCTATTTTCATCGGCTTGCTGGTGGTGACGTTCATGGAGCGAGGTCCGCTTGCCCTGACCATTGCGATTGGGGCTGCGGGAGTGCCGTTCGCTTTTCGCCAATTGCGGGTGCTCTGGGGCGAACTCAACGGGACGGCCTACGTGGAAGCCAGCCGGGCGATCGGCGGTTCTGTTTGGCACCGGTTTCGCTTCACGATTTGGCCGAACCTCTGGCCGCAGTTGCTGGGGCTTTGGAAGTTGGTATTTGCTTTCGCCCTGCTGGAGCTCAGCGCCTTGACCTTTCTAGGCTTGGCGGGGGACCCGAATTGGGCGGAGCTGGGGACGCTGCTGCGCACGGGGCAGGGCTTGTTGCTGCACAGTCCCGCTTTCGTGATCTGGCCGGGGGTGGCCCTTTGCTTAGTGCTGGGCTTGGTAAGATTCGTTCGGAACTAG
- a CDS encoding ABC transporter permease gives MLRKIPFFFALYFFASLAIFAAIDAIPGDPVALRFGKTVDAERVALERERLGLDRPFVERYFISQKQFLGGEWGSSLSSGRATTEDFRAFMPATLELSLCALVVGVGVGLSVALVGALGTHPWVARLAGWVGAIGLVVPIFWIGILLLVVGSLWLGWFPMGGRFDMAAIPPDSVTGFLILDSAIAGNLQALGGAFSHIVLPALCLSVFPAAGVSSVTYARLQEPELQAFIVALRSRGYGPMRILWRHLLRMSAGPTVTVIGTSFGALLGGAFLTETVFSWPGIGRYLVTAILERDVFVAQNLLTFLVLLVIFVAFVSDMIVFKLNPRKEVRG, from the coding sequence TTGCTCAGGAAAATCCCCTTTTTTTTCGCGCTCTATTTCTTTGCGAGTTTGGCGATTTTTGCGGCGATCGACGCGATTCCGGGCGATCCGGTTGCCTTGCGATTCGGCAAGACGGTCGACGCGGAGCGGGTTGCTCTCGAGCGAGAGCGATTGGGCTTGGATCGTCCTTTTGTGGAACGCTATTTCATCTCGCAGAAGCAGTTCCTGGGGGGTGAGTGGGGAAGCAGCTTGAGTAGTGGAAGGGCCACTACGGAAGACTTTCGAGCTTTTATGCCAGCCACCTTGGAGCTGAGCTTGTGCGCCTTGGTCGTCGGCGTAGGGGTTGGGTTGAGCGTGGCCTTGGTGGGGGCTTTAGGGACGCATCCATGGGTGGCTCGGCTTGCCGGCTGGGTCGGGGCGATCGGTCTGGTGGTTCCGATTTTCTGGATCGGTATCTTGCTTCTGGTGGTGGGATCGTTGTGGCTGGGTTGGTTTCCGATGGGAGGGCGCTTCGACATGGCAGCCATTCCTCCAGATAGCGTGACGGGCTTCCTGATTTTGGATTCGGCGATCGCGGGGAACTTGCAAGCTTTGGGAGGAGCGTTTTCTCATATCGTTCTACCTGCTTTATGCTTATCGGTCTTTCCGGCCGCGGGGGTCTCCTCGGTGACCTACGCTCGCCTGCAGGAACCGGAACTGCAGGCTTTCATCGTGGCTCTGCGTTCGCGTGGATACGGACCGATGCGGATCCTTTGGAGGCACCTTTTGCGGATGTCGGCGGGGCCGACCGTTACGGTGATCGGCACCTCGTTTGGGGCTTTGCTGGGCGGGGCCTTTCTAACCGAGACGGTGTTTTCCTGGCCGGGAATCGGGCGGTATCTGGTGACGGCCATATTGGAGCGAGATGTCTTCGTAGCTCAAAACCTGCTGACCTTCCTCGTGCTTCTGGTGATCTTTGTGGCCTTCGTCTCGGACATGATCGTTTTCAAGCTGAATCCCCGGAAGGAGGTTCGGGGGTGA